The Pantoea sp. Aalb DNA window TTTTACGACGTTGACCAGCACGTACTTCAACAACTTCTTCAGTTGGTACCATAACTTCACCAAAAAGTTCATCCATATTATGCAATTTTATGTGTTCTTGAAGAGATTTCGCTACACGAGCTTCAAACCCAGAAAAAGCTTGAACAACGTACCAACGCTTTTTAGGAACTTCAGACATCTAAGAACCTCAAGCCAGTAATAAATGATACTAGACGGATTAAAATACTATCCATCCCCCATAAAATTAGTGACATGATGGCAGTTACTGCAGCAACTATTAATGTAGTATGCAGTGTTTCTTGACGAGAAGGCCAAATTATTTTACGCATCTCAATTTTAGCTTCACGTACAAAATTTAAAGTTGATTTACCTTTTGTTGTTAGTAAAGCAATACTAATTGCTATTACAATTAACATAATCACGATTAAACTACGTAAAAGTAGTGATAAATCACGATATATATAATTACCAATAATTGCCATCAAGAGCAATGCAATAACGATTAACCAACTAATCACCTCTAGAACTCTTCGTCTTCCTTGAGGTTCGTAATGTGCATTCATAAAAAACCTACTAGAATATTTTAAAAATCATTTTGCTATGCAGATGCTATCCAAACCAATAGCTTTATTTAGATTTAAGCTTATTAAAAATAAAAAGTATAAAACAATAAATAAATGCACTATGTTCTAATAATACCATATAAAAAGGGCATATGATTTTGATGCCCTTTTTATATAAATCATGTTAAATATTTTTATAATAATTAAGTAACAATAATTTAATTAAAAAATGCTATGCTATCAAATATATCTATTATATTTGATAGATATATTTGATAGATTGTAAATCTTAAACTTATATTTATAAAAACTTAATAGATTAATTCAATAGTAATTTTATTAATTAGTCATAATAAAAATCTCAAATATTACTAGTAGTTTACGTTATTAGTAAAACAGAGTTCGACTATAGTTGATAACTTTTAAAATAAGAAAATATTTAGTTTTAATTAAATTTGACCTAATATGCCATTTATAATGAAGATTATTATATTAATAGTATTAGTCATTCAATCCTTAAGTAATTTAAAATATTAATAAATATTAGGTTAATTAAAATAAATGTTTTTAAATAAATGATTAAATGGTTTTAAATAATTTTATTATTAATAAAGTAATACTATGTCATCTTAATTTATAAATTTTAAATTACTTCTGATTTTTTTTTATAAAAATTGATCAGAAAACTAAATTAATATAACAAAAAAATATTTTTGAATCAAGCAAGCAAAATTTCAGGACTAATTTAATTTTTACTTAAAAGAATCAAATAATAATAATTATGCTGATACCCAGAATTGAACTGGGGACCTCACCCTTACCAAGGGTGTGCTCTACCAACTGAGCTATATCAGCCCATATAATACTGTAATAAGCGGACAACGGGAATCGAACCCGTATCATTAGCTTGGAAGGCTAAGGTAATAACCATTATACAATGCCCGCATTATCTATTAACTATCAAATCAACATCTAGCTTCATACTTAACTATAATTTAAAATAATGGTGGGAGAAGGATTCGAACCTTCGAAGTCTATGACGGCAGATTTACAGTCTGCTCCCTTTGGCCACTCGGGAATCCCACCTCTATAATTTGTT harbors:
- the secE gene encoding preprotein translocase subunit SecE, with protein sequence MNAHYEPQGRRRVLEVISWLIVIALLLMAIIGNYIYRDLSLLLRSLIVIMLIVIAISIALLTTKGKSTLNFVREAKIEMRKIIWPSRQETLHTTLIVAAVTAIMSLILWGMDSILIRLVSFITGLRFLDV